Proteins from one Listeria weihenstephanensis genomic window:
- a CDS encoding NupC/NupG family nucleoside CNT transporter has translation MKYLIGIVGLIVVLGIAWIASNDRKKVKVKPIIIMIVLQFILGFILLNTSAGNWLIGGIADGFGNLLSYAAEGVNFVFGGIVNTGQMSFFLSVLLPIVFISALIGILQHWRILPFIIKYIGLALSKINGMGKLESYNAVASAILGQSEVFISVKKELGLLPKHRLYTLCASAMSTVSMSIVGSYMVLLKPEYVVTALVLNLFGGFIIASIVNPYEVTEQEDILEVKEEAKQSFFEVLGEYIMDGFKVAITVAAMLIGFVAIIAMINAIFSGIFGLSFQDLLGYVFAPFAFLVGVPWNEAVHAGSIMATKMVSNEFVAMTDLAKGNFNFSGRTTAIVSVFLVSFANFSSIGIIAGAVKSLNDKQGIVVARFGLKLLFGATLVSFLTATIVGLIY, from the coding sequence ATGAAGTATCTAATTGGTATTGTTGGCTTGATCGTAGTTCTTGGGATCGCTTGGATTGCAAGTAACGACCGTAAGAAAGTGAAAGTGAAACCGATTATTATCATGATCGTGTTGCAGTTTATTTTAGGGTTTATCTTGCTGAATACAAGCGCTGGGAACTGGCTGATTGGCGGGATTGCAGATGGATTTGGTAATTTGCTATCTTACGCTGCAGAAGGTGTTAATTTTGTATTCGGAGGAATAGTAAACACTGGGCAAATGTCCTTTTTCCTAAGTGTGCTATTACCAATCGTCTTTATTTCCGCGCTAATTGGGATCTTGCAACATTGGCGAATCCTACCGTTTATCATTAAATATATCGGTCTCGCGCTGAGTAAAATAAACGGCATGGGGAAACTCGAATCATATAACGCCGTGGCATCCGCGATTCTTGGCCAATCGGAAGTTTTCATTTCCGTGAAAAAAGAACTGGGATTACTGCCAAAACATCGTCTATATACGTTATGTGCTTCGGCGATGTCAACCGTTTCTATGAGCATCGTCGGCTCTTATATGGTACTCTTAAAGCCAGAGTATGTCGTGACAGCACTGGTTCTTAACCTATTCGGCGGTTTCATCATTGCCTCGATCGTTAATCCATACGAAGTCACTGAGCAAGAAGATATTCTCGAAGTAAAAGAAGAAGCCAAACAGAGCTTTTTCGAAGTGTTAGGCGAGTACATTATGGACGGTTTCAAAGTGGCGATCACGGTTGCTGCGATGCTGATTGGATTTGTTGCGATTATCGCGATGATTAACGCGATTTTCAGCGGTATTTTCGGACTTTCGTTCCAAGATTTACTCGGTTACGTTTTTGCACCATTTGCATTCCTAGTTGGTGTTCCGTGGAATGAAGCGGTTCACGCAGGAAGCATCATGGCAACGAAGATGGTATCCAATGAATTCGTCGCAATGACTGATTTAGCAAAAGGCAATTTCAACTTCTCAGGCAGAACAACCGCGATTGTATCCGTATTTCTAGTATCTTTCGCAAACTTTTCATCTATCGGCATTATCGCTGGAGCAGTAAAAAGCTTGAACGACAAACAAGGTATCGTTGTCGCTCGCTTTGGCTTGAAACTGTTATTCGGCGCCACATTAGTTAGTTTCTTGACAGCCACAATCGTTGGCTTAATCTATTAA
- a CDS encoding LacI family DNA-binding transcriptional regulator, which translates to MGATIRDIAEKTGVSITTISQILNGKGSRFSEATRNKVFQTAKDLAYKPNFFAKNMVTNRTNTIGMIVPEVTDPFFSQMVKGAEDYLNAHDYMILLCNSSQDSAREDLYVEELLHRAVDGLIIASPNILASNVFEQLEIRHKPYILLDCKRHHREEGNIFIDDYEGGYMATEYLISLGHTQIGIITSDDSFYSVEERLQGYLACLEKHQVPGESAWISEGDQTMAGGYFAAKQLLTTTEITALFVTNDQMAVGAYRAALELGIHIPNDLSIVGFDDIELAEYMAPALTTIRQPIYDIGKTAAEYLLKATQNPTEKIANKKMPLDLIIRESTQKLDARR; encoded by the coding sequence TTGGGTGCAACAATTCGAGATATTGCAGAAAAAACGGGTGTTTCGATTACGACTATTTCCCAGATCCTAAACGGTAAAGGAAGTCGTTTTAGCGAAGCAACGCGTAATAAAGTGTTTCAAACCGCAAAAGATTTAGCCTATAAACCGAACTTTTTTGCGAAAAATATGGTGACGAATCGGACGAATACGATTGGTATGATTGTACCGGAAGTAACAGACCCATTTTTTTCGCAGATGGTCAAAGGCGCGGAGGATTACCTGAATGCGCATGATTATATGATTTTACTGTGCAATTCTTCGCAGGATAGTGCACGCGAGGATCTATATGTTGAGGAACTTTTGCATCGGGCGGTGGATGGTCTGATTATCGCGAGTCCGAATATTTTAGCGTCGAACGTGTTTGAGCAATTAGAAATTCGTCATAAACCGTATATTTTACTCGATTGTAAACGGCATCATCGTGAGGAAGGCAATATTTTTATTGATGATTATGAAGGCGGATACATGGCGACGGAATATTTGATTTCGCTAGGGCACACACAAATTGGAATCATCACATCCGATGACTCTTTTTATTCGGTAGAAGAACGATTGCAGGGTTATCTTGCTTGTCTAGAGAAGCATCAGGTGCCGGGCGAGTCCGCTTGGATTTCAGAGGGTGATCAAACGATGGCGGGTGGCTATTTCGCCGCTAAGCAATTGTTAACGACAACAGAGATTACGGCGCTATTTGTAACCAACGATCAGATGGCAGTTGGCGCTTATCGTGCAGCACTAGAACTTGGCATTCACATCCCAAATGACCTCTCCATCGTAGGCTTTGACGATATCGAGCTCGCGGAATACATGGCGCCAGCACTAACAACGATTCGCCAGCCGATCTATGATATCGGTAAAACGGCCGCGGAATACTTACTAAAAGCGACCCAGAACCCAACTGAAAAAATAGCCAATAAAAAAATGCCGCTAGACCTTATTATCCGTGAAAGTACGCAGAAGCTTGATGCGAGGCGGTAA
- the deoC gene encoding deoxyribose-phosphate aldolase, with the protein MTNIAKMIDHTALKPETTKEMILKLTAEAKQYNFASVCVNPTWIELAHEQLAGTGVDVCTVIGFPLGANTSVTKAFEAADAIQKGATEVDMVINIGALKDKNDALVESDIKAVVDAAKGKALVKVIIETCLLTDEEKERACRLAVAAGTDFVKTSTGFSTGGATAEDIALMRKTVGPDIGVKASGGIRTKEDVDKMIEAGATRIGASAGVSIVSGNDANPKDNY; encoded by the coding sequence ATGACGAATATCGCCAAAATGATCGACCACACAGCTTTAAAACCAGAAACAACGAAGGAAATGATTCTAAAACTAACGGCAGAAGCGAAACAATATAATTTTGCATCGGTATGTGTGAACCCAACTTGGATCGAACTAGCACATGAACAATTAGCTGGAACAGGCGTGGATGTATGTACGGTTATCGGCTTCCCACTTGGTGCTAACACAAGCGTTACCAAGGCATTCGAAGCAGCAGACGCTATCCAAAAAGGCGCGACAGAAGTCGACATGGTCATCAATATTGGTGCCCTAAAAGACAAAAACGACGCATTAGTTGAGTCTGATATTAAAGCAGTTGTCGATGCAGCGAAAGGCAAAGCACTAGTCAAAGTCATCATCGAAACGTGTCTATTAACTGACGAAGAAAAAGAGCGCGCATGCCGTTTAGCGGTAGCTGCAGGAACTGATTTCGTCAAAACATCGACAGGATTTTCAACAGGTGGCGCAACAGCTGAAGATATCGCGTTAATGCGCAAAACAGTTGGACCAGACATCGGCGTGAAAGCATCAGGTGGAATCCGCACAAAAGAAGACGTGGATAAAATGATTGAAGCGGGCGCGACTCGTATCGGAGCAAGCGCTGGCGTGTCGATTGTTTCAGGAAATGACGCAAATCCAAAAGATAACTATTAA
- a CDS encoding sugar-binding transcriptional regulator — protein sequence MDKQKQQLSIEVARLYYQSDYSQQEIASQLGISRPTVSRLLQFAKESGYVEIKVTDPFADLDELEATLKEKYNLKEAHVVFSPTTEYTTITNFLSKKGAEYLEETVKNGDILGVSWGTTMYEVAKKIRPQDVRGVEVIQLKGGISHSNVNTYASETISLFAENFQTMPRHLPLPVIFDNATVKEMVEQDRHIHHIIEMGKQANITVFTVGTVRDEALLFRLGYFNEAEKKLLKTIGVGDICSRFYDKDGNICSAEIDARTIGIELESLKKKERSILIAGGARKVAAIHGALEGEYANVLITDQFTAKELVQ from the coding sequence ATGGATAAACAAAAACAGCAGCTAAGCATTGAAGTAGCCCGGCTTTACTACCAATCCGATTACAGCCAACAAGAAATCGCCAGTCAACTTGGCATTTCGCGCCCAACCGTATCGCGACTTTTGCAATTTGCCAAAGAAAGTGGTTACGTTGAGATTAAAGTTACCGATCCATTCGCTGATTTGGACGAACTGGAAGCTACACTCAAGGAAAAGTATAACTTGAAAGAAGCGCATGTCGTATTTTCCCCGACTACTGAATACACGACAATCACCAATTTTCTCAGTAAAAAGGGCGCTGAATACCTAGAAGAAACCGTCAAAAATGGCGATATTCTGGGCGTTAGCTGGGGAACAACGATGTACGAAGTCGCGAAAAAAATCCGTCCACAAGACGTGCGCGGCGTTGAGGTTATTCAATTAAAAGGCGGGATCAGCCATTCTAACGTCAACACCTACGCATCCGAAACGATTTCCCTATTTGCAGAAAATTTCCAAACGATGCCGCGCCACTTACCGCTTCCTGTTATTTTCGACAACGCGACTGTCAAAGAAATGGTGGAACAAGACCGGCATATTCACCATATCATTGAGATGGGAAAACAAGCGAATATTACCGTTTTTACAGTAGGAACAGTCCGCGATGAAGCACTTCTTTTCCGACTTGGTTATTTCAATGAAGCTGAGAAAAAACTGCTAAAAACGATTGGTGTTGGAGATATTTGTTCGCGTTTTTACGATAAAGACGGGAATATTTGCAGCGCGGAAATCGATGCTCGAACAATTGGTATCGAGCTCGAGTCTTTGAAAAAGAAAGAACGCTCTATCCTGATTGCAGGTGGGGCGAGAAAAGTGGCCGCGATTCACGGCGCACTTGAGGGCGAATACGCAAATGTGCTTATCACTGATCAATTCACGGCGAAAGAATTAGTACAGTAG
- the bla gene encoding class A beta-lactamase has protein sequence MRVRKILLSFTVIFAVAGLVACSAPDKDVAATKKETKHETDSAQVKTALEKLEKKYGATLGIYGMDGTGKQIIGFNEQERFAYTSTFKAIAGGILLKNLTDEQLNKRITFSKEDLVDYSPITEKHVASGMTMKEIINAAMDYSDNTAGNLMLHQLGGPTGFEKELVKIGDKTMKPVRYETELNTAVPGDIRDTTTPEAMAKSLAYLVTEGNLPADRLAYFKQTLINNTTGGKLIRAGVPDGYVVGDKTGAGSYGTRNDIAVIYPKDKDDKPLVWVIYSKKTGKDDEYNDQLIADAAKVLSDYYAL, from the coding sequence ATGCGTGTAAGAAAAATATTGTTAAGTTTTACAGTCATATTTGCAGTAGCGGGGTTGGTCGCGTGTAGTGCGCCAGATAAAGATGTGGCAGCTACTAAGAAAGAAACGAAGCACGAAACGGATAGCGCACAAGTGAAAACCGCGCTCGAAAAACTGGAAAAAAAGTATGGGGCAACGTTGGGTATTTACGGTATGGATGGGACTGGCAAACAGATCATTGGTTTTAATGAACAAGAACGATTTGCCTACACCTCTACTTTTAAAGCAATCGCTGGCGGGATTTTACTTAAAAATTTGACAGATGAACAACTGAATAAGCGGATTACTTTTTCAAAAGAGGATTTAGTCGATTATTCACCAATCACGGAAAAGCATGTGGCGAGTGGCATGACGATGAAGGAAATTATTAACGCGGCGATGGATTACAGTGATAATACGGCCGGGAATCTGATGCTTCACCAGCTTGGCGGACCTACAGGCTTTGAAAAGGAACTCGTGAAAATTGGTGATAAGACCATGAAACCTGTTCGTTATGAGACTGAACTAAATACGGCTGTGCCTGGTGATATACGTGATACGACGACTCCGGAAGCGATGGCGAAGAGTCTGGCCTACCTCGTAACCGAGGGGAATCTGCCGGCTGATAGACTGGCTTATTTCAAGCAGACTTTGATTAATAATACGACTGGCGGTAAATTGATTCGTGCTGGGGTTCCGGATGGTTATGTTGTTGGCGATAAGACTGGCGCTGGATCGTACGGAACGCGGAATGATATCGCGGTGATTTATCCTAAGGACAAAGATGATAAACCGCTCGTGTGGGTGATTTATTCTAAGAAAACTGGCAAGGATGATGAATATAACGATCAATTGATAGCAGATGCAGCGAAGGTACTTAGCGATTATTACGCTCTATAG
- a CDS encoding MFS transporter: MSEIKSNNKHALVFGLISVFLIGIGFSIITPVIPFLVQPYITHPGDQAMVVTLLMSVYAVCMFFSAPVLGALSDRYGRRPILIVSLLGAAIGFFVFGIGGALWVLFAGRIIEGITGGSISTIFAYFADITPPEQRTKYFGWVSAMAGAGSIMGPTIGGLLATSFGYTAPLYFGAVIALLNMIYGFFFMPESLHAKNRLEKITPARLNPFLQLFNILSIKNLNRLLIAAFLLWVPSGSLQAIMSQFTIDTFNWKPALIGLVFSIMGFQDIISQAFIMPQLLKKLSDKHIAMLGMGAELIGYAFIATSTFAASVPLFIIGFFVFGFGDSVFGPSFNGMLSKSVDASEQGRIQGGSQSIQSLARIIGPILGGAIYVSLGHAAPAVMGVILLAAAILVLYKAKQVSAQ; the protein is encoded by the coding sequence ATGTCAGAAATCAAATCAAACAACAAGCACGCTTTAGTATTCGGCCTTATCTCTGTATTTCTAATCGGAATCGGATTCAGCATCATCACACCAGTCATCCCGTTCTTAGTACAGCCTTATATAACGCATCCCGGAGATCAAGCAATGGTCGTGACCTTACTCATGTCCGTGTACGCCGTCTGCATGTTCTTTTCTGCACCGGTGCTCGGAGCTCTAAGTGACAGATACGGACGCCGCCCCATACTCATTGTCAGTTTGCTCGGTGCCGCTATCGGATTCTTCGTTTTCGGAATCGGCGGAGCGCTATGGGTACTATTCGCAGGACGCATCATCGAAGGCATAACAGGCGGTAGCATCAGCACCATTTTCGCCTATTTTGCCGATATCACGCCTCCCGAACAGCGCACGAAATACTTCGGCTGGGTAAGCGCAATGGCAGGCGCTGGTTCCATCATGGGTCCAACAATCGGCGGGCTACTCGCAACCAGTTTCGGCTACACCGCCCCACTTTATTTCGGCGCGGTTATCGCACTACTGAACATGATTTACGGATTCTTCTTCATGCCAGAAAGTCTCCACGCAAAAAATAGACTCGAAAAAATCACACCAGCGCGACTGAATCCATTTTTGCAACTTTTCAACATATTATCCATCAAAAACTTAAACCGACTGCTTATCGCGGCGTTCCTACTGTGGGTACCAAGCGGATCACTACAAGCCATCATGTCCCAATTCACCATCGACACGTTTAACTGGAAACCAGCGCTCATCGGACTCGTATTTTCCATCATGGGCTTCCAAGACATCATTTCACAGGCCTTCATCATGCCCCAACTCTTGAAAAAGCTTAGCGACAAGCACATCGCTATGCTAGGAATGGGCGCCGAACTCATCGGATACGCATTCATCGCCACGTCGACATTCGCTGCATCTGTGCCACTTTTCATCATTGGATTTTTCGTATTTGGCTTCGGTGATTCGGTATTCGGACCATCATTCAACGGCATGCTATCCAAATCAGTCGATGCGAGCGAACAAGGCCGGATTCAAGGTGGCAGCCAGTCCATCCAATCACTAGCCAGAATCATCGGTCCGATACTCGGAGGCGCTATCTACGTATCACTCGGACACGCAGCGCCAGCCGTGATGGGCGTTATCCTACTCGCTGCGGCAATACTTGTTCTATATAAAGCAAAACAAGTCAGCGCGCAATAA
- a CDS encoding winged helix DNA-binding protein, with amino-acid sequence MNKEEEIMSGVREVFNKMASLNKSKMEVSLKGYKSSEVHGVEYIGKMTEPNVTKLAEAFYMTRGAISKLTKKLMEKDLIESYQKADNKKEIYFRLTAKGQEVFDIHETLHKEFRDRDKAVFEQVTEEQFNATLKFLKNYSNHLDTEIQKQNADDKS; translated from the coding sequence ATGAACAAGGAAGAAGAAATCATGTCAGGCGTCAGGGAAGTATTTAACAAAATGGCCTCGCTGAACAAGTCAAAGATGGAAGTGAGCCTGAAGGGATACAAATCATCCGAAGTCCACGGCGTCGAATATATCGGAAAAATGACGGAGCCAAACGTGACAAAACTCGCGGAAGCCTTTTACATGACTCGAGGCGCCATCAGTAAATTAACGAAAAAACTCATGGAAAAAGACCTCATCGAAAGCTATCAAAAAGCAGATAACAAGAAAGAAATCTATTTTCGCCTGACCGCAAAAGGACAAGAAGTTTTCGATATCCACGAAACGTTGCATAAAGAGTTCCGAGACCGTGATAAGGCCGTTTTCGAGCAAGTGACGGAGGAACAATTCAACGCCACGCTAAAATTCCTAAAAAACTACAGTAATCACTTAGATACGGAAATCCAAAAACAGAATGCAGATGATAAATCCTAA
- a CDS encoding amino acid ABC transporter ATP-binding protein, with protein MIRLQGIKKQFGEQEVLKGIDLTINKGEVITILGPSGSGKTTLLRCLNYLEKPNGGLIEIGDVTVATEKATKKDIIALRKQTAMVFQHYNLFAHKTVIQNVMEGLIIAQKVKKAEARERSEAILAKVGLGDKLDFYPSQLSGGQQQRVGIARALVLNPEVILFDEPTSALDPELVGEVLAVIKSIAEEGMTMVVVTHEMQFAKEVSDHVLFMADGVVVEEGSPAELFGAPKQERTRQFLKRISGDVTVPPVVVPPIEAWVATPSNPTAF; from the coding sequence ATGATACGCTTACAAGGAATTAAAAAGCAATTCGGCGAACAAGAGGTGCTAAAAGGCATCGATTTAACAATCAACAAAGGCGAGGTAATCACGATTCTAGGCCCCAGCGGCTCTGGAAAAACGACGCTCTTGCGCTGCCTCAATTACTTAGAAAAACCAAATGGTGGCTTAATCGAAATCGGCGACGTGACGGTAGCTACCGAAAAAGCGACGAAAAAAGATATCATAGCTTTGCGCAAACAAACCGCGATGGTATTCCAACATTACAATCTATTCGCGCATAAAACCGTGATTCAAAACGTGATGGAAGGACTGATTATCGCCCAAAAAGTCAAAAAAGCAGAAGCTCGCGAGCGCAGTGAAGCCATCCTCGCAAAAGTCGGGCTCGGCGACAAACTCGATTTTTACCCAAGCCAGCTTTCAGGTGGACAGCAACAACGCGTCGGTATTGCGCGAGCGCTCGTCCTAAATCCCGAAGTTATTCTATTCGATGAACCGACCTCGGCACTCGATCCAGAGCTCGTCGGTGAAGTTTTGGCCGTGATAAAATCCATCGCGGAAGAAGGCATGACCATGGTTGTCGTCACGCACGAGATGCAATTCGCGAAGGAAGTCTCCGATCATGTCCTGTTCATGGCAGACGGCGTTGTGGTAGAAGAAGGAAGCCCGGCAGAATTATTTGGAGCACCAAAACAAGAACGAACTCGCCAATTCTTGAAACGGATATCCGGTGATGTAACCGTTCCACCGGTCGTTGTGCCACCAATAGAAGCGTGGGTTGCGACACCTTCCAACCCAACAGCGTTCTGA
- a CDS encoding amino acid ABC transporter permease, whose protein sequence is MQLDYPFIWEAFKEILTALPLTLMLTFVPLIVGFLIGLGVALARIYRVKGVYHVANGYVSFVRGTPIVMHIMLIYFGLPLLLDSLAKRYDWSFNINGVPITIFVLIALSLSAGAYLSEIIRSGIVAVPSGQIEAGYSVGMTKFQVMTRIILPQALAQSIPNLTNVTVGFLQASSIAFLVSVKEITGTAQIVASSNLKFLEAFIAAGLLYWGVTIVIELIASRIDRRATAYNQGGIG, encoded by the coding sequence ATGCAACTCGATTATCCGTTTATTTGGGAGGCTTTTAAAGAAATTTTAACGGCGCTCCCGCTTACCTTAATGCTTACATTTGTACCCCTGATTGTTGGTTTTTTGATTGGACTTGGCGTCGCGCTAGCACGTATTTATCGCGTCAAGGGCGTCTATCATGTGGCGAATGGCTATGTATCCTTTGTCCGCGGAACGCCAATCGTGATGCATATTATGTTGATTTATTTCGGTTTGCCGCTTTTGCTTGATAGTCTGGCAAAACGTTACGACTGGTCGTTTAACATCAACGGCGTACCAATCACGATTTTTGTACTTATCGCGTTATCGCTTAGCGCCGGGGCGTATCTTTCCGAGATTATCCGTTCTGGCATTGTCGCCGTTCCTAGTGGCCAAATCGAGGCGGGTTACTCGGTCGGGATGACCAAATTCCAAGTGATGACGCGCATTATTTTACCGCAAGCACTCGCGCAGTCGATTCCGAATTTGACGAATGTCACGGTTGGCTTTTTGCAAGCATCGTCTATCGCTTTCCTAGTCTCCGTCAAAGAAATCACGGGAACTGCGCAGATTGTGGCCTCAAGCAACCTCAAGTTTCTCGAGGCATTCATCGCGGCAGGACTGCTATACTGGGGCGTCACAATCGTCATCGAACTAATCGCGTCACGCATCGACCGCAGAGCCACGGCCTATAACCAGGGAGGGATTGGATGA
- a CDS encoding amino acid ABC transporter permease, with protein MGKVFDWHLIFDFIPTLLEYLMITLQVLFYATVIGLVLGLILAVIRLFRVPVLSQLVVVFLSFIRGTPMLIQLFLVFYGLPALLLVFGVDISRMAPAYFVIVTYALRDGAIFSEIFRSAIKGVDYGQTEAAMSVGMSPMQSFFRIVLPQSASIAFPNVANSVISSLKDTSLAFTIGLMDMMGRGEALIAATAHALEVYIAMSIIYYAVVLILEQAAKVFEKRANRHKAPVVVLD; from the coding sequence ATGGGGAAGGTATTTGATTGGCATTTGATTTTTGATTTTATTCCGACATTGCTGGAATATTTGATGATAACGTTGCAGGTTTTATTTTATGCGACGGTGATTGGGCTTGTTTTGGGGCTGATTTTGGCGGTGATTCGGTTGTTTCGGGTGCCGGTTTTGAGTCAGTTGGTAGTTGTATTTCTTTCCTTTATTCGCGGGACACCGATGTTGATTCAGTTGTTCTTGGTGTTTTATGGATTGCCAGCGTTACTGCTCGTGTTTGGCGTCGATATTTCGCGGATGGCGCCGGCGTATTTCGTGATTGTGACTTACGCGCTCAGGGATGGGGCGATTTTCTCGGAGATTTTCCGAAGCGCGATCAAAGGCGTGGATTATGGGCAAACGGAAGCTGCGATGTCGGTTGGTATGAGTCCGATGCAGAGCTTTTTCCGGATTGTGTTGCCGCAGAGTGCGAGTATTGCGTTTCCGAATGTCGCGAATTCGGTGATTAGTTCGCTGAAGGATACGTCGCTCGCGTTCACGATTGGGCTGATGGACATGATGGGGCGCGGGGAAGCGCTGATTGCGGCGACGGCTCACGCGCTGGAAGTCTACATCGCGATGTCGATCATTTATTACGCGGTTGTGTTGATTCTAGAACAAGCGGCAAAAGTATTTGAAAAACGCGCGAATCGGCATAAAGCACCGGTCGTAGTTTTAGACTAA
- a CDS encoding amino acid ABC transporter substrate-binding protein gives MKKWIFGALLVVASSALLTGCGLGTDTGASSDALSKDGKDVKTIVVGTGTQFPNICFIDDKGNLTGYDVELVKALDKKLPQYKFEFKTMDFSNLLLSLQTNKIDFVAHQMEVNDERKEKFLFNKEPYNVFPLQVAVNKDNTDIKSVADLAGKTAIVSATSNSAVYLEKYNKEHGDKINIAYSGTGNNDSTNQIKTGRADATITTPFAVKLLNEQVDAQQKVVGEPVLNSKVFFLLRKDESQLSDDLDGALKELKEEGVVSKLSKKWLGADYSVDF, from the coding sequence ATGAAAAAGTGGATTTTTGGTGCGTTGTTAGTTGTGGCGAGTAGTGCTTTACTCACGGGTTGTGGGCTTGGAACGGATACGGGGGCGTCGAGTGATGCGCTTTCGAAAGATGGTAAGGATGTTAAGACGATTGTGGTTGGGACTGGGACTCAATTTCCGAATATCTGCTTTATTGATGATAAGGGGAATTTGACGGGGTACGATGTGGAACTTGTAAAGGCGCTGGATAAGAAGTTGCCGCAGTACAAGTTTGAGTTTAAAACGATGGATTTTTCGAATTTATTACTGAGTTTGCAAACGAATAAAATCGACTTCGTGGCGCATCAAATGGAAGTGAACGATGAGCGTAAGGAGAAGTTTTTATTTAATAAGGAGCCATATAATGTTTTTCCGCTGCAGGTGGCGGTGAACAAGGATAATACGGATATTAAGTCGGTCGCGGATCTGGCTGGGAAAACGGCGATTGTGAGTGCGACGAGTAATTCGGCGGTGTATTTGGAGAAATATAATAAGGAGCACGGGGATAAAATTAATATCGCGTACTCTGGAACGGGGAATAATGATTCGACCAATCAAATTAAAACAGGGCGCGCAGATGCTACAATTACGACTCCGTTCGCTGTGAAATTGTTGAACGAACAGGTAGATGCCCAGCAAAAAGTGGTTGGGGAACCTGTGCTGAATTCGAAGGTTTTCTTCTTGCTACGTAAAGATGAATCGCAGTTGTCGGATGATTTAGACGGGGCGCTTAAGGAATTAAAAGAAGAAGGCGTTGTGAGTAAATTGAGTAAAAAATGGTTGGGCGCAGATTACTCGGTTGATTTTTAA
- a CDS encoding GNAT family N-acetyltransferase has product MGDVIRLAKLEDAAVVHDVSIRGYKPLKDMDIKFVGATADLATVEENIRRNANYVLERDGRIIATVTVAFPWALGERSIQPYPFIWWFAVDPDFKKQGVGTALLDYVEEQVLVAQIKAPAVYLATATRHPWLVSIYEHRGYVGFYEHEYEGDNIIFLRKVLDESLFAELKNLDVLVNSN; this is encoded by the coding sequence GTGGGGGATGTTATTCGGTTAGCGAAGTTGGAAGATGCGGCGGTTGTGCATGATGTTTCGATTCGTGGGTACAAGCCGCTGAAGGATATGGATATCAAATTTGTTGGGGCGACGGCGGATTTGGCGACGGTGGAGGAGAATATTAGGCGTAATGCGAACTATGTGTTGGAGCGTGATGGTAGAATTATCGCGACGGTGACAGTGGCTTTTCCGTGGGCTTTAGGGGAGCGCTCGATTCAGCCGTATCCGTTTATTTGGTGGTTCGCGGTGGACCCGGATTTCAAGAAGCAGGGTGTTGGGACGGCGCTTTTGGATTATGTGGAGGAGCAGGTTTTGGTAGCGCAGATCAAGGCCCCAGCAGTTTACTTGGCGACGGCAACGAGGCATCCATGGCTTGTTTCGATTTATGAGCATCGCGGCTATGTTGGGTTTTATGAGCATGAGTATGAAGGGGATAATATTATTTTTTTACGGAAAGTTTTGGATGAATCGCTGTTTGCTGAATTGAAAAATTTGGATGTACTAGTTAATTCGAATTAA